One window of the Thermasporomyces composti genome contains the following:
- a CDS encoding mechanosensitive ion channel family protein, translating to MNIGSTFWNVVNQIIGFIPNLIAFLVLLVVGYLVAKLVAAGVRKVMQRAEVDRRIEESDTHRYMKSAMGGGSATRLTSRVVFWVIFAFFLVAAIGALQISALTRFMDQVIAYIPNVIAAILIFAVAAIVAGVVSAAANRLLGDSPSGKVAGTVLPALVMVIAVFMILQQLRIAEGIVQIAFAATMGALALGFALAFGLGGRAVAQRMLEDAYTRSQESRERARREREARERVPHMRSAPGEETPSPAHTAPRQRPGTEGGEPPRTP from the coding sequence ATGAATATCGGCAGCACTTTCTGGAACGTGGTGAACCAGATCATCGGGTTCATTCCGAACCTCATCGCGTTCTTGGTCCTGCTCGTCGTCGGCTATCTCGTCGCCAAGCTGGTGGCGGCCGGCGTTCGCAAGGTGATGCAGCGGGCGGAGGTTGACAGGCGTATCGAGGAATCGGATACGCACCGCTACATGAAGAGCGCCATGGGTGGAGGCAGCGCCACCCGCCTGACCAGCCGTGTCGTCTTCTGGGTGATCTTCGCGTTCTTCCTGGTCGCGGCGATTGGCGCGTTGCAGATCAGTGCGCTCACCAGATTCATGGACCAGGTGATCGCCTACATTCCCAACGTCATCGCGGCGATTCTCATCTTCGCGGTCGCGGCGATCGTGGCTGGCGTGGTGTCCGCCGCCGCGAACCGGCTGCTGGGTGACTCGCCGAGCGGCAAGGTCGCCGGGACGGTGCTTCCCGCGCTGGTCATGGTGATCGCCGTGTTCATGATCCTCCAGCAGCTGAGGATTGCCGAGGGGATCGTGCAGATCGCGTTTGCCGCGACGATGGGGGCGCTCGCACTCGGCTTCGCGCTTGCCTTCGGACTCGGCGGACGCGCGGTCGCGCAGCGGATGCTGGAGGACGCGTACACCAGGAGCCAGGAGAGTCGGGAGCGTGCGAGGCGAGAGCGCGAGGCGCGGGAGAGGGTTCCCCACATGCGGAGCGCTCCCGGGGAGGAGACGCCGAGCCCAGCCCACACCGCGCCGCGGCAGCGCCCGGGAACGGAGGGCGGTGAACCGCCGAGGACGCCCTAG
- a CDS encoding mannonate dehydratase: MRVAVGQSPVATDEYLAFAAQLGVEGVQFNTPDLPGDHRWEYEDIKRLVDRVAEFGLRIEAFENLPNHFYDKVLLGLPGRDEQIENVRATITNMGRAGVPILGLNVMLQSVWRTDVGPYGRGGATVSIYDHDVASDPSRLEEVWVARRDRRVADAKDSWVRGEHLGNEVPISHDELWANVEYFVRSIVPAAEEAGIRIGFHPDDPPAEELHGVARILTSVDALVRAATIVDSPALGIELCLGTVSEMGGEPAVLDAIERLGRRGKILYVHLRDVAGTMPRFRECFLGEGNYSPLRVIQALHRVGFDGFILDDHTPGLVNDDGYGYRGRAHAIGYIQALLDVVTSGAAS; this comes from the coding sequence ATGCGCGTCGCGGTCGGACAGTCACCCGTCGCCACCGACGAGTACCTCGCCTTCGCCGCACAGCTAGGTGTCGAGGGGGTTCAGTTCAACACACCCGACTTGCCCGGCGACCACCGCTGGGAATACGAGGACATCAAGCGTCTCGTCGACCGGGTCGCTGAGTTCGGACTCCGGATCGAGGCGTTCGAGAACCTTCCGAACCATTTCTACGACAAGGTCTTGCTCGGCCTGCCCGGGCGAGACGAACAAATCGAGAACGTCCGAGCCACCATCACCAATATGGGCCGCGCGGGCGTCCCCATCCTCGGCCTCAACGTCATGCTCCAGTCGGTGTGGCGGACCGACGTCGGGCCCTACGGTCGTGGCGGCGCCACTGTGTCGATCTACGACCACGACGTCGCCTCCGACCCCTCCCGGCTCGAAGAGGTCTGGGTAGCCCGCCGCGACCGGCGCGTCGCCGACGCCAAGGACTCGTGGGTGCGCGGCGAGCACCTCGGCAACGAAGTCCCGATCAGCCACGACGAGCTGTGGGCGAACGTCGAGTACTTCGTGCGCAGCATCGTCCCGGCCGCGGAGGAGGCCGGCATCCGGATCGGCTTCCACCCCGACGACCCACCGGCCGAGGAGCTCCACGGCGTCGCACGCATCCTGACCAGCGTGGACGCCCTCGTCCGGGCCGCGACGATCGTCGACAGCCCCGCCCTCGGCATCGAGCTGTGCCTGGGCACCGTCTCCGAGATGGGTGGCGAGCCCGCCGTCCTGGACGCCATCGAGCGTCTCGGCCGCCGCGGGAAGATCCTCTACGTCCACCTCCGCGACGTGGCCGGGACGATGCCGCGCTTCCGCGAGTGCTTCCTAGGCGAGGGCAACTACTCGCCGCTGCGCGTCATCCAGGCCCTGCACCGAGTGGGGTTCGACGGCTTCATCCTCGACGACCACACGCCGGGCCTGGTGAACGACGACGGCTACGGGTACCGAGGGAGGGCCCACGCCATCGGCTACATCCAGGCCCTCCTCGACGTCGTCACGTCCGGCGCGGCCAGCTGA
- a CDS encoding OsmC family protein: MSTQTSAERVVNGVDTDAVAQTMTAIDEDPTRARFNFRLSNFWVTGTHNRALVKDFSAGGEVVRRDTTFFVYDKDEHPLIFGQDRGANPVEYLLAGLAGCVTTTLVLLAARKGITLTKVDARLDGDLDAQGLFGMSEKVRPGYQAIRMTMDVEGDASREELAELVRQATERSPVADTVTHGTRLEVGLTD; the protein is encoded by the coding sequence ATGTCGACGCAGACGAGTGCCGAGCGGGTCGTCAACGGGGTGGACACCGACGCGGTGGCCCAGACCATGACGGCGATCGACGAGGACCCCACGCGGGCGCGGTTCAACTTCCGGCTCAGCAACTTCTGGGTGACGGGCACCCACAACCGGGCTCTCGTGAAGGACTTCAGCGCGGGTGGGGAGGTCGTGCGTCGCGACACCACCTTCTTCGTCTACGACAAGGATGAGCACCCGCTGATCTTCGGGCAGGACCGCGGGGCCAACCCGGTGGAGTACCTCCTCGCCGGGCTGGCCGGTTGCGTGACGACGACCTTGGTGCTCCTGGCGGCCCGCAAGGGCATCACGCTGACGAAGGTCGACGCCCGGCTGGACGGCGACCTCGACGCCCAGGGCTTGTTCGGCATGTCGGAGAAGGTTCGCCCCGGCTACCAGGCCATCCGCATGACGATGGACGTCGAGGGTGACGCGTCACGGGAGGAGCTGGCGGAGCTGGTGCGCCAGGCGACGGAGCGGTCGCCGGTGGCGGACACGGTCACGCACGGCACCCGACTGGAGGTCGGTCTCACCGACTGA
- a CDS encoding ATP-binding protein: MTTTHVAPEETALERLLSAMEDMRDGNFRRRVTVSGNGTVARLASVFNEINERNQALVGELMRVREAAKSATVDGERVRLDEARGGWKIAVDSANDIIDDLRRPTTELTRVLRAIADGNLSQRMPVCSATDSLDGEADPLSTMVNEMLDQVSLFASETTRVLREVGTQGRLGVYADVPGASGVWRELTEAVNYMSQFLTARTRNIAEVTAAVARGDFSRKITVEAHGEMLEMKNTINTMVDQLSLFAEEVTRVAREVGTEGRLGGQAHVPNVAGTWRHLTEAVNHLARSLTTQVRALGNVATAVAQGDLTRHVTVDAAGEVAELKDNINRMIANLRDTTRRTREQDWLKTNLAHVSSLMQGHHDLKSLASRTMSELTPLLSAQFGAFYVARSDPDLGVALERVGTYAAPPEASVDVPDVAFRLGEGLVGQAAVDQRTIVLEGASNHTRIATGLGTLIPSHSVFVPLLFKGDTVGVLEFASVTPFGEVELDLLERLKQIIGANVQTIETNTRTEALLAESQRLTQELRTRSEQLQRQQQELQRSNAELAQKAALLAKQNRDIQIRNFTISRTKAQARQASTLAKYKSEFLATMSHELRTPLNSMLILAGLLADNREGNLTRRQVEFAETIRSSGSELMHMIDDILDLAKMEAGRLEIYPIDVSIADLASYVETLFRPVADDRGLEFSVDVAPNVPATLYTDRRRLEQILRNLLSNAVKFTSEGSVRLRIRTAEPSEVSNPNLREARTRVAFSVEDTGIGVPADKLSAIFEAFRQSDGTTSRRYGGTGLGLSISKELTRLLGGEIQVDSTPDEGSTFSLILPAEGPDGSSTTTEKDESTTHDDDARDDLSVAIVDEQQPDVPPDRDEDAARDELDAPLTAYASDASQRQFHGEKVLVVDEDPQYRYAICAVLEEHQLAPICVDSGRAALQTLQREPDIGLVMMDVVMPDMDGYATMAEIRRQPRYDDLPILVVSARPMEEAAARSIDAGATEYVTKPVDIDWMLQLLATYLPVDPTPDQEEL, from the coding sequence GTGACGACGACACACGTCGCGCCGGAGGAGACAGCGTTAGAGCGCCTCCTGTCCGCGATGGAGGACATGCGGGACGGAAACTTCCGGCGCCGGGTGACGGTCTCCGGCAACGGCACAGTGGCGCGTCTCGCCTCGGTGTTCAACGAGATCAACGAACGCAACCAGGCTCTCGTCGGCGAGCTGATGCGCGTACGCGAGGCCGCGAAGTCGGCGACTGTCGACGGCGAGCGCGTGCGTCTGGACGAGGCACGCGGCGGGTGGAAGATCGCCGTCGACTCCGCGAACGACATCATCGACGACTTGCGGCGACCCACGACCGAGCTCACCCGGGTGCTGCGCGCGATCGCCGACGGTAACCTCTCCCAGCGCATGCCCGTTTGCTCCGCGACGGACTCGCTGGACGGAGAAGCCGACCCGTTGAGCACGATGGTCAACGAGATGCTCGACCAAGTGTCGTTGTTCGCCTCCGAGACCACGAGGGTGCTCCGTGAGGTGGGCACGCAGGGGAGGCTGGGCGTCTACGCCGACGTCCCTGGTGCTTCCGGGGTGTGGCGCGAGCTGACCGAGGCCGTCAACTACATGTCGCAGTTCCTCACCGCCCGGACGCGCAATATCGCCGAGGTGACAGCCGCGGTCGCCCGAGGAGACTTCAGCCGAAAGATCACCGTCGAAGCACACGGCGAGATGCTCGAGATGAAGAACACCATCAACACGATGGTGGACCAGCTCTCCCTCTTCGCCGAGGAGGTCACCCGGGTCGCCCGCGAGGTCGGCACCGAGGGTCGGTTGGGCGGTCAGGCGCACGTTCCAAATGTCGCCGGCACGTGGCGTCACCTCACCGAGGCGGTCAACCACCTCGCCCGAAGTCTCACCACCCAGGTGCGGGCACTCGGCAACGTCGCCACTGCTGTCGCCCAGGGTGACCTGACCCGACACGTCACCGTGGACGCCGCCGGCGAGGTCGCCGAGCTGAAGGACAACATCAACCGGATGATCGCGAACCTCCGGGACACCACACGGCGCACGAGGGAGCAGGACTGGCTGAAGACCAACCTCGCCCACGTCTCCAGCCTCATGCAGGGCCACCACGACCTGAAGTCCCTCGCGTCCCGGACCATGAGCGAGCTGACGCCCTTGCTCTCCGCTCAGTTCGGCGCCTTCTACGTGGCCCGCTCTGACCCCGACCTGGGGGTGGCGCTGGAACGGGTCGGCACGTACGCCGCTCCGCCGGAAGCCTCGGTTGACGTACCGGACGTGGCCTTCCGTTTGGGCGAGGGCCTCGTCGGTCAGGCCGCGGTGGACCAGAGAACCATCGTCTTGGAAGGCGCGTCGAACCACACGCGCATCGCCACCGGCCTGGGCACCCTCATCCCCAGCCACTCGGTCTTCGTCCCGCTGCTCTTCAAAGGCGACACGGTCGGCGTCCTCGAGTTCGCGTCGGTCACGCCCTTCGGTGAGGTCGAGCTCGATCTGCTGGAGCGGCTGAAGCAGATCATCGGTGCCAACGTGCAGACCATCGAGACCAACACCCGCACCGAGGCGCTCCTGGCGGAGTCGCAGCGTCTCACGCAGGAGCTGCGAACCCGCTCCGAGCAGCTGCAGCGTCAGCAGCAGGAGCTGCAGCGCTCCAACGCCGAGCTCGCCCAGAAGGCCGCTCTGCTGGCCAAGCAGAACCGCGACATCCAGATCAGGAACTTCACGATCAGTCGCACCAAGGCGCAAGCTCGACAGGCCTCGACGCTCGCGAAGTACAAGTCGGAGTTCCTCGCGACCATGTCGCACGAGCTGCGAACTCCGTTGAACAGCATGCTCATCCTGGCTGGCCTGTTGGCGGACAACCGCGAGGGCAACCTGACGCGGCGGCAGGTGGAGTTCGCCGAGACCATTCGCAGCTCGGGCAGCGAGCTCATGCACATGATCGACGACATCTTGGACCTCGCCAAGATGGAGGCCGGTCGGCTCGAGATCTACCCCATCGACGTGTCGATCGCCGACCTGGCGAGCTACGTCGAAACGCTCTTCCGGCCGGTCGCGGACGACCGGGGCCTGGAGTTCAGCGTCGACGTGGCACCGAACGTGCCCGCCACCCTGTACACCGACCGCAGGCGCTTGGAGCAGATCCTGCGGAACCTGCTGTCGAACGCGGTGAAGTTCACCTCGGAGGGCAGCGTCCGGCTACGGATCAGGACCGCGGAACCGAGCGAGGTCTCCAACCCCAACCTGCGGGAGGCACGAACGCGGGTGGCGTTCTCCGTCGAGGACACCGGCATCGGGGTCCCCGCGGACAAGCTGTCGGCGATCTTCGAGGCCTTCCGCCAGAGCGACGGAACGACGAGCCGGCGGTACGGCGGCACGGGTCTTGGACTGTCCATCAGCAAGGAGCTGACTCGGCTTCTGGGCGGAGAGATCCAGGTCGACAGCACACCCGACGAGGGAAGCACCTTCAGCCTGATCCTCCCGGCCGAGGGGCCCGATGGATCCTCGACGACAACCGAGAAGGACGAGTCGACGACGCACGACGACGATGCGCGCGACGACCTGTCCGTCGCCATCGTCGACGAGCAGCAGCCGGACGTCCCTCCCGACCGCGACGAGGACGCCGCTCGAGATGAGCTGGACGCCCCGCTGACCGCCTACGCCAGCGACGCGTCCCAGCGGCAGTTCCACGGCGAGAAGGTGCTCGTCGTCGACGAGGATCCGCAGTACCGCTACGCGATCTGCGCCGTCTTGGAGGAGCACCAGCTCGCGCCGATCTGCGTCGACAGCGGGCGGGCCGCCCTTCAGACGCTCCAACGGGAGCCCGACATCGGTCTGGTCATGATGGACGTCGTCATGCCGGACATGGACGGCTACGCGACGATGGCCGAGATCAGGCGCCAGCCGAGGTACGACGACCTGCCCATCCTCGTGGTCAGCGCCAGACCGATGGAGGAGGCCGCGGCGCGCAGCATTGACGCCGGTGCCACCGAGTACGTCACCAAGCCGGTCGACATCGACTGGATGCTCCAGCTGCTCGCCACTTACCTCCCGGTGGATCCCACGCCCGACCAGGAAGAGCTCTAG
- a CDS encoding FAD binding domain-containing protein, which produces MRLRRLSSLSEPALAEAGLGNGSVPLAGGTDLVPLLRDGLLTADTLVDVRPVVPRGVTPYDGGVRIGAGTTLAELEHAAEDAVPAALREACRLAASPQVRAMGSIGGNLLQATRCWYWRLGHACWLAGGERCLARDGRSDEHAIFGNAHCGSAHPSDIAAALLALGTTVRTTRRELPLAELYRLATEDDRSVTTLERGELLLELDVPRPDASTYLKAMDRKRYAFPIVGVAAARFGGDVRVALAGVAPIPWSLDTDAGLTDATPLPGSAFKVQVAEALVRRAREAVTG; this is translated from the coding sequence ATGAGACTCCGGCGACTGTCTAGCCTGTCCGAGCCCGCGCTCGCCGAGGCGGGACTCGGCAACGGCTCGGTGCCGCTGGCGGGCGGCACCGACCTCGTCCCGCTGCTGCGTGACGGGCTGCTCACCGCCGACACCCTCGTCGACGTGCGTCCCGTGGTGCCACGTGGCGTGACGCCGTACGACGGCGGCGTCCGCATCGGGGCCGGCACCACACTCGCGGAGCTGGAGCACGCGGCCGAGGACGCCGTTCCGGCCGCGTTGCGGGAGGCGTGCCGGCTCGCGGCGTCCCCGCAGGTTCGAGCCATGGGTTCGATCGGCGGCAACCTGCTGCAGGCCACCCGCTGCTGGTACTGGCGGCTGGGTCACGCCTGCTGGCTGGCCGGCGGTGAGCGGTGCCTGGCTCGGGACGGCCGCAGCGACGAGCACGCCATCTTCGGCAACGCCCACTGCGGCTCGGCGCACCCGTCCGACATCGCCGCGGCGCTGCTGGCGCTGGGGACCACGGTGCGGACGACGCGACGCGAGCTGCCGCTGGCCGAGCTGTACCGCCTGGCGACGGAGGACGACCGGAGCGTCACGACGCTCGAACGCGGTGAGCTCCTCCTCGAGCTCGACGTGCCGAGGCCCGACGCCAGCACCTACCTGAAGGCGATGGACCGCAAGCGGTACGCCTTCCCGATCGTCGGGGTCGCGGCGGCGCGGTTCGGCGGGGACGTGCGTGTCGCGCTGGCCGGCGTGGCGCCGATCCCGTGGTCCCTCGACACCGACGCGGGGCTGACCGACGCGACACCGCTGCCGGGCTCGGCGTTCAAGGTGCAGGTGGCGGAGGCGCTGGTGCGGCGGGCGCGCGAGGCGGTCACCGGCTGA
- a CDS encoding (2Fe-2S)-binding protein codes for MTAEAAPPAAATEAVQLTLNSQRYDIDAPVGRTLAEVLREDLGLTGTKVACGEGHCGACTVLVDGKPTLSCITLVHSVDGTEITTIEGLRDHPLVDAFVRCDALQCGFCTPGQIVSAAALVAEKPQPSREEIRHAMAGNICRCGAYPKIEEAILSWRG; via the coding sequence ATGACGGCTGAGGCGGCGCCGCCAGCCGCGGCCACGGAAGCCGTCCAGCTCACCCTCAACAGCCAGCGCTACGACATCGACGCCCCTGTGGGTCGAACCCTCGCGGAGGTACTCCGGGAGGACCTCGGGCTCACGGGCACCAAGGTGGCGTGCGGGGAGGGGCACTGCGGAGCATGCACCGTCCTCGTCGACGGCAAGCCCACCCTCTCCTGCATCACGCTGGTCCACAGCGTCGACGGCACCGAGATCACCACGATCGAAGGCTTGCGCGACCACCCGCTGGTCGACGCGTTCGTCCGGTGCGACGCCCTCCAGTGCGGGTTCTGCACACCGGGGCAGATCGTGTCCGCCGCCGCGCTCGTGGCGGAGAAGCCGCAACCCAGCCGTGAGGAGATCCGGCACGCGATGGCGGGGAACATCTGCCGATGCGGCGCCTACCCGAAGATCGAGGAGGCGATCCTGTCATGGCGCGGCTGA
- a CDS encoding GAP family protein, whose product MGVELVAPLAVLALIDSTSFGTLVIPIWLMMAPRLRAHRVLVFLATVGTFYLLLGVALMAGAMAVLDRVDGVFEGTPGHIAQLVVGVILLVLGLTIEPWTKEGKRKRAERRQARRGGKPSRLQVWRERAAGGDGAATGVVVLALSAAVIEAASMLPYLAAIGIISSSGLSPSSSVVVLATYCLVMVTPALALLAARVTLHERITPTLTRLDAWLSRNSGEALAWILGIVGFHLSVNAAYALGWFS is encoded by the coding sequence GTGGGTGTTGAGCTCGTCGCGCCGCTCGCCGTCCTCGCGCTCATCGACAGCACCAGCTTCGGCACGCTGGTCATCCCCATCTGGCTGATGATGGCGCCACGGCTGCGCGCGCACCGCGTCCTGGTGTTCCTCGCGACAGTCGGAACGTTCTACCTGCTCTTGGGCGTCGCGCTGATGGCTGGCGCCATGGCGGTCCTCGACCGCGTCGATGGCGTCTTCGAGGGCACTCCGGGGCATATCGCCCAGCTCGTCGTGGGCGTCATTCTCCTCGTGCTCGGCTTGACGATCGAGCCGTGGACAAAGGAAGGCAAGCGCAAGCGGGCCGAGCGCAGACAGGCCCGACGCGGTGGGAAGCCGTCCCGACTGCAGGTCTGGCGCGAGCGCGCGGCTGGCGGCGACGGCGCGGCTACCGGGGTCGTCGTGCTCGCGCTGTCCGCGGCGGTGATCGAGGCGGCGTCCATGCTGCCCTACCTCGCCGCGATCGGCATCATCAGCTCCTCGGGCCTGTCCCCGTCGAGCAGCGTGGTGGTCCTCGCCACGTACTGCCTGGTGATGGTCACGCCGGCGTTGGCGCTGCTCGCCGCCCGCGTGACGCTGCACGAGCGGATCACCCCAACGCTCACCCGACTCGACGCGTGGCTGTCGCGGAACTCCGGGGAGGCGTTGGCGTGGATCCTGGGGATCGTCGGCTTCCACCTCTCGGTGAACGCCGCGTACGCGCTGGGCTGGTTCTCGTGA
- a CDS encoding xanthine dehydrogenase family protein molybdopterin-binding subunit, translated as MARLIKTEKEVEGRYETVWLVVEEDSLDQWPAGPRDVVGKPAVRKSARARARGEARYTADVRLPGMLHAAILRSPYAHARVRRIDLSRALAAPGVRGAIGPGDAPELDEVAGYHGAPVAAVAADSEREARAALKLIDVDWEVLEPVLDPDEAVRRGQLVGEPRRVERGDVDAALAEADVVIESEYRTQTVLHNALETHQSVCVWEGERLVVYTSTQDIWGVRNAIARTLDLPTDQVRVVCEYMGGGFGAKNEPGHYTFVAAELARRTGRPVRCALTRREENLATGNRNATIQRLTVGARRDGTIVALAGEFVASLGWDGWMAFTAGPMHGLYACPNVRTVEYGAKLNTPPMAAFRAPGFVEGTFGLECLIDELAAKLDMDPLELRRRNYADRDPATGAPYSANQLLECYRRAEKHWARRHEVRARSEGPWRRGVGLASQIWYGGGGPPAYAWVRVGSDGRATVITAMQDIGTGTRTAMSQIAAEELGFPLDRVDVVLGDTDRGPYAVPAAGSSTTPSMGPAVRAAAADARRQILDIAAQRYERPAESLRIREGRIEASDGESWPVEEVLGLLGNAQILGTGARGPNPAGMAVHTFGVQVAEVAVDIETGEVRVERLAAIHDVGRVINPLGASSQLEGGVIQGIGHTLSEERLVDPTSGQVLTQTLDAYRMPTIADVPEIVTELVDVPDPNLTSLGAKGLGEPPIIPVAAAIANAIRDATGAAVHELPIDREEILRALREAADRRAGALGEGAKERHETPATV; from the coding sequence ATGGCGCGGCTGATCAAGACCGAGAAGGAAGTCGAGGGCCGCTACGAGACCGTCTGGCTGGTCGTCGAGGAGGACAGCCTCGACCAGTGGCCGGCTGGTCCGCGCGACGTCGTAGGGAAACCCGCGGTCCGCAAGTCCGCCCGTGCCCGCGCCCGCGGTGAGGCGAGGTACACCGCCGACGTGCGGCTGCCGGGGATGCTGCACGCGGCCATCCTGCGCTCGCCCTACGCGCACGCTCGCGTCCGACGCATCGACTTGTCCCGGGCGCTCGCCGCACCCGGTGTCCGTGGCGCGATCGGGCCTGGCGACGCGCCCGAGCTCGACGAGGTCGCCGGCTACCACGGCGCCCCGGTCGCCGCGGTCGCCGCGGATTCCGAGCGCGAGGCCCGCGCCGCGCTCAAGCTCATCGACGTCGACTGGGAGGTCCTCGAGCCGGTCCTCGACCCCGACGAGGCGGTTCGGCGCGGGCAGCTGGTGGGTGAGCCACGGCGCGTCGAGCGAGGCGACGTCGACGCCGCCCTCGCCGAGGCCGACGTCGTGATCGAGTCCGAGTACCGCACACAGACCGTGCTGCACAACGCCTTGGAGACCCACCAGTCGGTCTGCGTGTGGGAGGGGGAGCGGCTCGTCGTCTACACCTCCACCCAGGACATCTGGGGCGTCCGGAACGCCATCGCCCGCACCCTCGACCTGCCGACGGACCAGGTGCGGGTCGTCTGCGAGTACATGGGCGGCGGCTTCGGCGCGAAGAACGAGCCCGGCCACTACACGTTCGTCGCCGCCGAGCTGGCACGGCGAACCGGTCGTCCCGTCCGCTGCGCACTCACCCGCCGGGAGGAGAACCTCGCGACCGGCAACCGCAACGCGACGATCCAGCGGCTCACGGTCGGCGCGCGGCGCGACGGCACGATCGTGGCGTTGGCCGGCGAGTTCGTGGCCAGCCTCGGCTGGGACGGCTGGATGGCGTTCACCGCCGGCCCCATGCACGGCCTCTACGCGTGCCCGAACGTCCGGACCGTCGAGTACGGCGCCAAGCTCAACACGCCGCCGATGGCGGCGTTCCGCGCGCCCGGGTTCGTCGAAGGCACGTTCGGCCTGGAGTGCCTGATCGACGAGCTGGCGGCCAAGCTCGACATGGATCCGCTGGAGCTGCGCCGGCGCAACTACGCCGACCGTGACCCGGCGACCGGTGCCCCGTACTCGGCGAACCAGCTCCTCGAGTGCTACCGGCGCGCGGAGAAGCACTGGGCGCGGCGCCACGAGGTCCGCGCACGCAGTGAGGGACCGTGGCGGCGTGGAGTCGGTCTCGCCAGCCAGATCTGGTACGGCGGAGGCGGCCCACCGGCGTACGCGTGGGTGCGGGTCGGGTCCGACGGCCGCGCCACCGTCATCACCGCCATGCAGGACATCGGGACCGGCACGCGCACCGCGATGTCGCAGATCGCGGCCGAGGAGCTCGGCTTCCCCTTGGACCGGGTGGACGTGGTGCTCGGCGACACCGACCGCGGACCCTACGCCGTCCCCGCCGCCGGCTCCTCCACGACGCCCTCGATGGGGCCGGCCGTTCGCGCCGCGGCAGCCGACGCCCGCCGCCAGATCCTCGACATCGCGGCACAGCGGTACGAGCGCCCGGCGGAGTCACTGCGGATCCGGGAGGGCCGGATCGAGGCCTCCGACGGCGAATCCTGGCCGGTCGAGGAGGTCCTCGGCCTGCTCGGCAACGCCCAGATCCTGGGCACCGGGGCCCGCGGCCCCAACCCGGCCGGCATGGCCGTCCACACGTTCGGGGTGCAGGTCGCCGAGGTGGCGGTCGACATCGAGACCGGCGAGGTCCGGGTGGAGCGACTGGCGGCCATCCACGACGTCGGACGGGTCATCAACCCGCTCGGGGCGTCGAGCCAGCTCGAGGGCGGCGTCATCCAGGGCATCGGGCACACCCTGTCGGAGGAGCGGCTCGTCGACCCGACGAGTGGCCAGGTCCTCACCCAGACCCTCGACGCCTACCGGATGCCGACGATCGCCGACGTTCCCGAGATCGTCACCGAGCTCGTCGACGTCCCCGACCCCAACCTCACCAGCCTCGGCGCGAAGGGCCTGGGCGAGCCGCCGATCATCCCTGTCGCGGCCGCGATCGCCAACGCCATCCGCGACGCGACGGGCGCGGCCGTCCACGAGCTGCCGATCGACCGCGAGGAGATCCTCCGGGCACTCCGCGAAGCGGCCGACCGGCGAGCGGGAGCCCTCGGCGAAGGAGCGAAGGAGCGCCATGAGACTCCGGCGACTGTCTAG